Proteins encoded within one genomic window of Perognathus longimembris pacificus isolate PPM17 chromosome 28, ASM2315922v1, whole genome shotgun sequence:
- the Rtl9 gene encoding retrotransposon Gag-like protein 9 — translation MADMSIPLHSLRFNNMTREENVDSSNRGTTFPRTMTETKAEVQILHSHVQLPIVSTSASDPGGITTQLMTSPAFDTMSTPLIGTSNSGAVSPPLMPASDSGTLSPLLMPTSDSGILSPLLMPSSDSGALSPLLMPASDSGTLSPLLPTSEYGLISPGMMTIPDFGTMSTALMATPDSAEIMPLAMTAPSSGTLSTTGMSTSSSEAMSTPLMLAPDPGEISPLLIPDLNPGVTSPQPVTAPGSEAMSPLQITDEDTEAMSKVLMTALASGEISSLLMSGTDSEVISSLIMSALGSEETPAQPTSTQDSEEISTTLMSGPDSGVMSSLLMSASGSEPMSTPLLAAPSAGEVPTLPKLAPDTEVMCPLLMTALTSTVMPTQLMATPRSGLTSLQLAQNLDSEIMSAPPMREIHSAVTSTQPVRALDSGAMSSTPRMRTLASGEVSTPPMTSTSTVEMFTEQMSTTASTVMSTQLMMTNPLQTMCRDFLKATANGAMSTQRMRAPASGMMSTQPITASDSEMMPGSQSIATGSGSMTTQPIRASICGTMSTSQMSTTASGLTSVPQGASASGAISTPLMAATVSGSPSTLLMRDTAMGVMSMPQIKAPASAILSKPLMTSKASETAFMDQMTTVVSGDMPTQLKRDTASGALPMPQMTDPAPGGLSTLMMRTTASGVISTSQMTATVSGDMSRGSDLGITTTTLMRDTASGPMPNQPMSSQDSRGLSTSLMRAMASGDMQMRFQASGAAATSIIRTLDSGEMSTLLIRASSSEERSLPLMQPLASGVVTTPPRAPTYGTVSAPQMTATASGMMPMTQIKASASGAMSSPLMRSAGSGGMPRLQLRTPGSRTRSTSQMTPTVLGHMATLGMRAPASGEISPPPVRASASGTMSMPLRRPTDKGSVSTDLMRPPASGQMCSTQMLASVSGGMAKPFMRATTSGTVSMPLISAMASGEISVPRMKTTPSGAMSTLQSQVVTSRSMSLPQTTYTASGGMVKPPVRASASGAVSTPLMKASTSGMMSMPLLRPTVSGGIAVPQMTMAASEGVSMPLMKAPTPGIMSTSQTAFGMMPTLETKATDSGEASTSHGKVTASGSKSVPHMTGPPPETSKPPPKEVPSFGMLTPALCYLLEEQEAARGSCPVEEEVEIDDEKQMKGFLNDSEKMAFLVSLHLGAAERWSILQMEVGNPLSNENKSFLRRSQGIYNSLSEIDVLSAVLCHPKQGQKSVRQYATDFLLLARHLSWSDAILRTRFLEGLSEAVTTKMGRIFLKVAGSLKELIDRSLFTECQLAEEKDSPGNSSHVLPTKACKRSNEEAMESERGSQQHAEEHHHVPKRCYYLKEHGDPQESLHDHLRQSISQQKPSTNN, via the exons ATGGCAGATATGTCAATACCCTTACATTCACTGAGATTCAACAATATGACAAGGGAGGAAAATGTGGACTCCTCAAACAGAGGAACAACATTTCCTAGAACAATGACAGAGACCAAAGCAGAGGTCCAAATCCTGCATTCTCATGTACAGTTGCCTATAGTTTCAACTTCAGCCTCAGACCCTGGGGGGATAACCACACAGCTGATGACATCTCCAGCTTTTGACACCATGTCCACACCTTTGATAGGAACATCAAACTCTGGAGCAGTGTCCCCACCACTAATGCCAGCCTCAGACTCTGGGACATTGTCCCCACTGCTAATGCCTACGTCAGATTCTGGAATATTGTCTCCATTGCTAATGCCATCTTCAGACTCTGGGGCACTGTCTCCACTGCTAATGCCAGCCTCAGATTCTGGAACACTGTCTCCATTGCTGCCCACTTCAGAATATGGGTTGATATCCCCAGGGATGATGACAATTCCTGACTTTGGAACAATGTCTACAGCATTAATGGCAACACCAGATTCTGCAGAGATCATGCCGTTGGCAATGACAGCTCCATCTTCTGGGACACTGTCCACCACTGGAATGAGTACCTCATCCTCTGAGGCAATGTCCACACCATTAATGCTGGCCCCAGATCCTGGGGAGATATCCCCACTCCTCATTCCTGATTTAAACCCTGGGGTGACATCTCCACAGCCAGTGACAGCTCCAGGCTCAGAAGCCATGTCCCCCTTGCAAATTACAGATGAGGACACAGAAGCAATGTCCAAAGTACTAATGACAGCTCTGGCTTCTGGAGAGATATCATCCCTTCTGATGTCAGGCACAGATTCTGAAGTGATATCCTCATTGATCATGTCAGCTCTCGGTTCTGAAGAAACACCAGCCCAACCAACAAGCACCCAAGACTCAGAGGAAATATCTACCACACTGATGTCAGGCCCAGACTCTGGTGTCATGTCTTCACTGCTGATGTCAGCTTCAGGTTCAGAACCAATGTCCACACCACTACTGGCTGCCCCAAGTGCTGGAGAAGTACCCACATTACCAAAGCTAGCCCCAGATACAGAGGTAATGTGCCCACTGCTAATGACAGCCTTAACCTCCACAGTGATGCCCACCCAACTGATGGCAACTCCAAGGTCTGGACTGACATCCCTACAGTTAGCCCAAAATCTAGACTCGGAAATCATGTCTGCTCCACCAATGAGAGAAATACACTCTGCCGTGACGTCAACACAGCCAGTGAGAGCTTTAGATTCAGGGGCAATGTCCTCCACTCCACGAATGAGAACCCTGGCCTCTGGGGAGGTGTCTACTCCACCAATGACAAGCACAAGCACTGTGGAGATGTTCACAGAGCAAATGTCAACTACGGCCTCTACTGTGATGTCCACACAGTTAATGATGACCAATCCCCTCCAAACAATGTGTAGAGACTTTCTAAAAGCCACAGCCAATGGAGCAATGTCCACACAGCGAATGAGGGCCCCAGCTTCTGGAATGATGTCCACACAGCCAATTACAGCCTCAGACTCTGAAATGATGCCTGGGTCACAATCAATAGCCACAGGCTCTGGGTCCATGACCACACAGCCAATCAGAGCCTCTATCTGTGGTACAATGTCCACATCACAAATGAGTACCACAGCTTCAGGCCTGACATCTGTACCACAAGGAGCCTCAGCCTCTGGGGCAATATCTACTCCACTAATGGCAGCCACAGTGTCTGGATCACCATCCACTCTATTAATGAGAGACACCGCCATGGGAGTGATGTCTATGCCACAAATAAAAGCTCCAGCCTCTGCCATATTGTCCAAACCACTGATGACATCCAAGGCCTCTGAAACAGCATTCATGGACCAAATGACAACTGTAGTATCTGGAGACATGCCTACCCAGCTAAAGAGAGACACAGCTTCTGGAGCTCTGCCCATGCCACAAATGACAGATCCAGCCCCAGGAGGGCTGTCCACATTGATGATGAGAACCACAGCTTCTGGAGTCATATCCACATCACAAATGACAGCTACTGTCTCTGGAGATATGTCCAGAGGCTCAGATCTGGGTATAACAACTACAACACTAATGAGAGATACAGCCTCTGGGCCAATGCCTAATCAGCCAATGAGCAGCCAAGATTCTAGAGGACTATCCACATCCCTCATGAGAGCCATGGCCTCAGGAGATATGCAGATGAGATTTCAGGCCTCTGGAGCAGCAGCCACATCAATAATAAGAACTTTGGACTCTGGAGAGATGTCCACACTGCTCATAAGAGCTTCATCTTCTGAAGAGAGGTCTCTGCCACTAATGCAACCCCTAGCTTCTGGAGTGGTAACTACGCCTCCAAGAGCCCCAACCTATGGAACTGTGTCAGCTCCACAAATGACAGCCACAGCCTCTGGAATGATGCCCATGACACAGATAAAAGCTTCGGCCTCTGGAGCAATGTCCTCACCACTAATGAGATCTGCAGGTTCTGGAGGCATGCCTAGATTGCAATTGAGAACGCCAGGCAGTAGAACAAGGTCCACATCACAAATGACACCCACAGTTTTGGGACACATGGCCACACTTGGAATGCGAGCTCCAGCCTCTGGAGAGATATCCCCACCGCCAGTTAGAGCATCAGCCTCTGGAACAATGTCTATGCCACTAAGGAGACCCacagacaagggatctgtgtccACAGACTTAATGAGACCTCCAGCCTCTGGGCAGATGTGTAGCACACAAATGCTAGCCAGTGTCTCTGGAGGGATGGCCAAGCCATTCATGAGAGCCACCACCTCTGGAACAGTGTCCATGCCTTTGATATCAGCCATGGCTTCTGGAGAGATATCTGTACCACGAATGAAAACCACACCCTCTGGAGCAATGTCAACACTGCAAAGCCAAGTTGTAACCTCTAGATCTATGTCCTTGCCACAAACCACATACACAGCTTCTGGAGGGATGGTGAAGCCACCAGTAAGAGCCTCAGCTTCTGGAGCAGTGTCCACACCACTTATGAAAGCCTCAACTTCTGGAATGATGTCTATGCCACTACTAAGACCCACAGTCTCTGGAGGGATAGCTGTGCCACAAATGACAATGGCAGCCTCTGAAGGGGTGTCCATGCCACTAATGAAGGCCCCCACCCCTGGAATAATGTCAACCTCACAAACAGCTTTTGGAATGATGCCCACTCTGGAAACCAAAGCTACAGACTCTGGAGAGGCCTCTACCTCTCATGGCAAAGTTACAGCCTCTGGATCCAAGTCCGTACCACACATGACTGGCCCACCCCCAGAAACCTcgaaaccaccaccaaaagaAGTACCATCCTTTGGTATGTTGACTCCAGCACTCTGTTACCTCCTAGAAGAGCAAGAAGCAgcccgtggctcatgccctgTGGAGGAGGAAGTAGAGATTGATGATGAGAAGCAAATGAAGGGCTTTTTGAATGATTCAGAGAAAATGGCATTTCTAGTGTCTCTTCATCTTGGGGCAGCAGAGAGGTGGTCTATCTTGCAGATGGAGGTTGGAAATCCCctctcaaatgaaaataaatcttttctgagACGATCACAGGGCATATACAACTCCCTGTCTGAGATTGACGTCCTCAGCGCTGTTCTTTGCCATCCCAAGCAGGGCCAGAAGTCAGTCAGGCAGTATGCCACTGACTTCCTGCTGCTGGCCCGACATTTGTCTTGGTCGGATGCCATTCTACGGACCAGGTTTCTGGAAGGACTTTCAGAAGCTGTTACCACCAAAATGGGTCGGATCTTCCTGAAGGTGGCTGGCAGCCTAAAGGAGCTGATAGACAGGTCTCTCTTCACTGAGTGCCAGCTGGCTGAAGAGAAGGATTCCCCGGGCAACTCAAGCCATGTTCTGCCGACGAAAGCCTGCAAGCGGAGTAATGAAGAGGCCATGGAGAGTGAACGGGGCTCTCAGCAGCACGCTGAGGAG cacCACCATGTCCCCAAACGCTGTTACTACCTGAAAGAGCATGGAGACCCCCAAGAAAGTCTTCATGACCATCTTCGACAGAGCATAAGCCAACAGAAACCATCCACCAACAACTAG